The Amphiprion ocellaris isolate individual 3 ecotype Okinawa chromosome 6, ASM2253959v1, whole genome shotgun sequence genome contains a region encoding:
- the nr2f1a gene encoding nuclear receptor subfamily 2 group F member 1-A: MAMVVSVWRDPQEDVAGGPPSGPNPAAQPAREQQQAASAAPHTPQTPSQPGPPSTPGTAGDKGSQNSGQSQQHIECVVCGDKSSGKHYGQFTCEGCKSFFKRSVRRNLTYSCRANRNCPIDQHHRNQCQYCRLKKCLKVGMRREAVQRGRMPPTQPNPGQYALTNGDPLNGHCYLSGYISLLLRAEPYPTSRYGSQCMQPNNIMGIENICELAARLLFSAVEWARNIPFFPDLQITDQVSLLRLTWSELFVLNAAQCSMPLHVAPLLAAAGLHASPMSADRVVAFMDHIRIFQEQVEKLKTLHVDSAEYSCLKAIVLFTSDACGLSDAAHIESLQEKSQCALEEYVRSQYPNQPSRFGKLLLRLPSLRTVSSSVIEQLFFVRLVGKTPIETLIRDMLLSGSSFNWPYMSIQ, encoded by the exons ATGGCAATGGTAGTTAGCGTCTGGCGAGATCCGCAGGAAGACGTGGCCGGAGGACCTCCGAGCGGCCCCAACCCAGCAGCGCAGCCGGCGAGGGAGCAGCAGCAAGCGGCGTCGGCGGCGCCGCACACTCCGCAGACCCCCAGCCAGCCGGGACCCCCGTCCACGCCGGGGACCGCCGGGGACAAGGGGAGTCAAAATTCTGGACAGAGTCAGCAGCATATTGAATGTGTGGTTTGCGGAGACAAATCGAGCGGCAAACACTACGGCCAGTTCACCTGCGAGGGATGCAAAAGTTTCTTCAAGAGGAGTGTACGGAGGAACTTAACATACTCATGTCGTGCCAACAGGAACTGTCCCATTGACCAGCACCACCGAAATCAGTGCCAATACTGCCGGCTGAAGAAGTGTTTAAAAGTGGGAATGCGGCGGGAAg CGGTTCAGCGAGGACGAATGCCTCCAACCCAGCCCAACCCAGGCCAGTACGCGCTGACGAACGGGGACCCTCTGAATGGCCATTGCTATCTGTCCGGATACATCTCGTTATTGCTGCGGGCCGAACCTTACCCGACGTCCCGGTACGGGAGCCAGTGCATGCAGCCCAACAATATCATGGGCATCGAGAACATCTGCGAGCTGGCGGCTCGTTTGCTCTTCAGCGCCGTGGAGTGGGCGAGAAACATCCCTTTCTTTCCCGACCTGCAGATCACCGACCAGGTGTCCCTTCTCAGGCTGACGTGGAGCGAGTTGTTTGTGCTTAACGCGGCCCAGTGTTCCATGCCTCTGCATGTGGCCCCTCTGCTCGCCGCGGCGGGCCTCCACGCCTCCCCGATGTCCGCGGACCGCGTCGTGGCTTTCATGGATCACATCCGGATCTTCCAGGAGCAAGTGGAGAAGCTTAAGACCCTGCACGTAGACTCGGCAGAGTACAGCTGCCTCAAGGCGATCGTGCTTTTCACATCAG ACGCTTGCGGCCTGTCGGACGCTGCTCACATCGAGAGCCTACAGGAGAAATCCCAGTGCGCCCTGGAGGAGTACGTGAGGAGCCAGTACCCGAACCAGCCCAGCCGCTTTGGGAAGCTCCTGCTGCGGCTGCCCTCTCTGCGCACCGTCTCCTCTTCGGTAATCGAGCAGCTGTTCTTCGTCCGCTTGGTAGGTAAAACTCCTATTGAAACCCTCATCAGGGATATGCTATTATCCGGGAGCAGCTTCAACTGGCCTTACATGTCCATCCAATGA